Within the Clostridia bacterium genome, the region GTTTCGGCAGAGGCGGATGAAGATTCGCTGAGCGTTACCGGCACAAAGGTTTCGGGAGGCACGGTTGACAGCGCGGGCGATCACAGAATAGCGATGTCAGCGGCGATAGCCGCTATAGCGGCTTCGGGCTGCGTTACGATAAAGGGAGCCGAGGCCGTGAACAAATCGTACCCCGGTTTCTTTGAGGATTATAAAAAGCTGGGAGGCGTTTGTCATGTCGTCTGAGTTCGGCAGTAAGATAAAGGTTTCGATATTCGGTCAGTCGCACGGCGCGGCGATAGGCGTGGTGGTAGACGGGCTGCCCGCAGGCGAGAGGATAGACGAGGCGGAGCTTCAAAGCTTTATGGACAGAAGAAGGCCGGGAAAGAATCGCCTTTCAACGGCGAGAAGCGAGGGCGACGTACCGCGCTTTCTTTCGGGGGTAGAGAACTCTATTACGTGCGGCGCGCCGCTCTGCGCCGTTATCGCGAACACCGATACGCGCTCGCGCGATTACGATAAGCTTAAAAACGTGCCGCGTCCCGGTCACGCCGACTTTACGGCGCACGTAAAATGGGGCGGCACGGCCGATATGCGCGGCGGCGGCCATTTTTCGGGCAGGCTCACGGCTCCTCTGTGCATAGCCGGAGGCATAGCAAAGCAGATACTTTCTAAAAGGGGCATATACGTCGGCGCGCATCTTTTGTCAGTCGGAAACGCTTCGGATGAGAGCTTTCCGCTTTATCCCGACGAGGCGCTTTTTACGAAGATCGCGCGTAAGGAATTCCCCGTCATATCGGACGAAGCGGGCGAACGGATGAAGGCCGAGATCGAGCGGGCGGCAAAGGAGCTTGATTCGGTGGGCGGCGTGATAGAGTGCGCCGTCGCGGGCATGGAGGCCGGATTCGGAGATCCGATGTTCGACGGCGTGGAAAGCCGCATAGCGGCCGCCGTGTTCGGTGTGCCCGCCGTAAAGGGCGTGGAGTTCGGCGCGGGATTTTCGGCGGCGAAAATGCGCGGCAGCGAGAACAACGATCCGTTTATAACAGATGAAAACGGCAGAGTTGTCTGCGAGAAGAACGACGCCGGCGGGAT harbors:
- the aroC gene encoding chorismate synthase codes for the protein MSSEFGSKIKVSIFGQSHGAAIGVVVDGLPAGERIDEAELQSFMDRRRPGKNRLSTARSEGDVPRFLSGVENSITCGAPLCAVIANTDTRSRDYDKLKNVPRPGHADFTAHVKWGGTADMRGGGHFSGRLTAPLCIAGGIAKQILSKRGIYVGAHLLSVGNASDESFPLYPDEALFTKIARKEFPVISDEAGERMKAEIERAAKELDSVGGVIECAVAGMEAGFGDPMFDGVESRIAAAVFGVPAVKGVEFGAGFSAAKMRGSENNDPFITDENGRVVCEKNDAGGILGGITNGMPVVFRAAIKPTPSIARPQRSVDLKTNKSEILEIKGRHDPCIAHRAVPVIEAAAALVILNLLLEGK